From Apium graveolens cultivar Ventura chromosome 9, ASM990537v1, whole genome shotgun sequence, the proteins below share one genomic window:
- the LOC141684246 gene encoding transcription factor EGL1-like: MRSYTCGCIALNEKRMAEILRKQLALAVKKIQWSYAIFWSISSTQNRALEWDDGYYNGDIKTRKTVQAEELNADQLGLQRTEQLRELYESLLDAENNPQSARASAALSPEDLTDTEWYFLICMSFVFSIGQGLPGRSLAKNQTTWLGNANYADSKVFNRTLLAKSASIQTVVCFPYSDGVIELGTTELVSEDPSIVQHITSFLETPGAVVSNHSGYVSESTRQGNDTKCVHLDRNVVDANLNPDTEWEKGNMSSPNGSSEEFEQNYQAKESIMTGRINDGTSQLQSWQLMDDEISTCVLNSGDSSDCISQTFIGPEKIAPPQEKRVSEDHLLDLQNSKDMELTSVEIQEDDIHYRGVVSTLLKTSHQLIMGPCLKSSIRDSCFVRWKKGSSSLPKHKSGGTSQRLLKKVLYEVSLMHSDGKIREPEMQELDANHGSEERRQREKMQEKFMILRSIIPSTAKVDDLSLLDDTVEYLRNLEKKVEGLESQKELVDVEARSRKRSCNVIESTSDKRVDNCKKLVLKKRKGCGTITNNMNGINQFHQVDNTTDDVKVSKTETGILIEIKCPWRQELFVDIMCTIGNLHLDSHSVQSSNIDGSLSLTINSKVKESTMPSIKVIRQALRRVTRNS, from the exons ATGAGAAGTTATACTTGTGGTTGTATAGCTCTGAATGAGAAAAGAATGGCAGAGATTCTAAGAAAGCAGCTTGCTCTTGCTGTCAAAAAGATTCAATGGAGCTATGCAATATTCTGGTCCATTTCATCAACACAGAATAG GGCACTGGAGTGGGATGATGGGTACTACAATGGAGATATAAAGACAAGGAAAACAGTTCAAGCTGAAGAGTTAAATGCTGATCAGCTTGGATTACAAAGGACTGAGCAATTGAGAGAACTTTATGAGTCTCTCTTAGATGCCGAAAACAACCCACAATCTGCAAGGGCTTCTGCTGCATTATCTCCTGAAGATCTCACTGATACTGAGTGGTATTTCTTGATTTGCATGTCATTTGTCTTCAGTATTGGCCAAGG ATTGCCTGGGAGATCATTAGCTAAAAATCAAACTACTTGGTTGGGAAATGCTAATTACGCAGATAGCAAAGTGTTTAATCGCACTCTGCTAGCCAAG AGTGCATCGATTCAG ACAGTTGTATGCTTTCCATATTCAGATGGCGTGATTGAACTTGGTACAACTGAGCTG GTTTCAGAGGATCCTAGTATTGTCCAGCACATAACATCATTCTTGGAGACTCCAGGCGCAGTTGTTTCCAACCATTCGGGGTATGTTTCTGAAAGTACTAGACAAGGCAATGACACGAAATGTGTACATCTTGATCGGAATGTTGTTGATGCCAATCTTAATCCAGACACCGAATGGGAAAAAGGCAACATGTCCTCCCCAAATGGCAGTTCAGAAGAATTTGAGCAAAACTATCAGGCAAAGGAATCAATAATGACTGGACGCATCAATGATGGCACCTCTCAACTACAAAGCTGGCAATTAATGGATGATGAAATTAGTACCTGTGTGCTCAACTCTGGAGATTCTAGTGACTGTATATCCCAAACGTTTATAGGCCCCGAAAAAATTGCCCCTCCACAAGAAAAAAGGGTTAGTGAAGACCATCTACTTGACCTTCAAAACTCCAAGGATATGGAACTAACCTCAGTCGAGATTCAGGAAGATGATATCCACTACCGAGGTGTTGTGTCCACCCTTTTGAAGACTTCCCACCAATTGATTATGGGACCATGTCTTAAAAGCAGTATAAGAGACTCATGCTTTGTTAGATGGAAAAAAGGCAGCTCTTCCTTGCCTAAACACAAGTCAGGTGGAACTTCACAAAGATTACTGAAAAAGGTACTCTACGAAGTTTCTTTGATGCATAGCGATGGTAAAATAAGGGAACCAGAGATGCAAGAACTTGATGCAAACCATGGATCAGAAGAGAGAAGGCAAAGAGAAAAGATGCAGGAAAAATTTATGATTCTTAGATCGATAATACCTTCAACTGCAAAG GTTGATGACCTGTCTTTGCTAGATGACACTGTAGAATATCTTAGAAATCTAGAGAAAAAGGTTGAGGGATTGGAATCTCAGAAAGAGCTTGTAGACGTAGAAGCAAGAAGTAGAAAAAGAAGTTGCAATGTAATAGAGAGCACTTCTGACAAGAGAGTAGATAACTGCAAGAAGCTGGTGTTGAAGAAGAGGAAGGGTTGTGGTACCATTACCAACAATATGAATGGTATAAACCAGTTTCATCAGGTAGACAATACGACTGACGATGTGAAAGTTTCCAAAACAGAGACTGGCATCTTAATAGAGATTAAATGTCCTTGGAGACAGGAGTTGTTTGTAGATATCATGTGCACAATAGGAAATCTTCATTTGGATTCTCACTCGGTTCAATCTTCCAATATCGATGGAAGCCTCTCTTTGACGATTAATTCTAAG GTTAAGGAATCGACAATGCCATCTATAAAAGTAATAAGACAAGCACTTCGAAGAGTCACTAGGAACTCCTGA
- the LOC141684247 gene encoding uncharacterized protein LOC141684247 isoform X1, translating into MLLKRNTEVVGGLWVGGEARAFLINVSDSDEDSDDDDDDDDDDDDTNYGGGVKSARSGGIRVVNPPPPGYKSKTKTILGVRDIIYPGPDLEHYIYRHAHLRDFSRKAINQYKHQTVCIQNHGNNELMMVIHMNLWNWWKRNWWPRPMNLTILQLLSKLVKLMMMMMMMMMMMMMMIPRLQPPLKQRPTLKVYSVLMTSIRLFLCTLILI; encoded by the exons ATGTTGCTGAAGAGGAATACGGAAGTTGTGGGTGGTTTATGGGTTGGAGGAGAAGCACGTGCGTTTTTGATTAATGTTTCGGATTCTGATgaagattctgatgatgatgatgatgatgatgatgatgatgatgatactAACTACGGAGGAGGAGTAAAATCTGCGCGAAGTGGAGGGATTCGTGTGGTGAATCCACCTCCACCTGGTTATAAGTCGAAAACAAAAACTATACTTGGTGTTCGAGACATTATTTACCCTGGCCCGGATCTTGAACATTACATATATCGTCATGCTCATCTCCGTGATTTCTCGCGAAAAGCCATCAACCAATATAAACATCAGACAGTATGTATTCAAAATCATGGCAATAATGAATTAATGAT GGTAATACATATGAATTTGTGGAACTGGTGGAAGCGGAACTGGTGGCCACGACCGATGAATCTGACCATATTGCAGTTACTTTCAAAGCTCGTCaaactgatgatgatgatgatgatgatgatgatgatgatgatgatgatgataccACGGTTACAACCTCCTTTAAAGCAGAGACCCACTCTGAAAGTTTACTCGGTTCTTATGACATCGATAAGGTTGTTCCTTTGCACTCTGATTCTGATATGA
- the LOC141684247 gene encoding uncharacterized protein LOC141684247 isoform X2, translated as MLLKRNTEVVGGLWVGGEARAFLINVSDSDEDSDDDDDDDDDDDDTNYGGGVKSARSGGIRVVNPPPPGYKSKTKTILGVRDIIYPGPDLEHYIYRHAHLRDFSRKAINQYKHQTGNTYEFVELVEAELVATTDESDHIAVTFKARQTDDDDDDDDDDDDDDDTTVTTSFKAETHSESLLGSYDIDKVVPLHSDSDMTSPSGS; from the exons ATGTTGCTGAAGAGGAATACGGAAGTTGTGGGTGGTTTATGGGTTGGAGGAGAAGCACGTGCGTTTTTGATTAATGTTTCGGATTCTGATgaagattctgatgatgatgatgatgatgatgatgatgatgatgatactAACTACGGAGGAGGAGTAAAATCTGCGCGAAGTGGAGGGATTCGTGTGGTGAATCCACCTCCACCTGGTTATAAGTCGAAAACAAAAACTATACTTGGTGTTCGAGACATTATTTACCCTGGCCCGGATCTTGAACATTACATATATCGTCATGCTCATCTCCGTGATTTCTCGCGAAAAGCCATCAACCAATATAAACATCAGACA GGTAATACATATGAATTTGTGGAACTGGTGGAAGCGGAACTGGTGGCCACGACCGATGAATCTGACCATATTGCAGTTACTTTCAAAGCTCGTCaaactgatgatgatgatgatgatgatgatgatgatgatgatgatgatgataccACGGTTACAACCTCCTTTAAAGCAGAGACCCACTCTGAAAGTTTACTCGGTTCTTATGACATCGATAAGGTTGTTCCTTTGCACTCTGATTCTGATATGACCTCGCCTTCTGGATCCTGA